From the genome of Thermosynechococcus sp. NK55a:
CTGGCCTATGCTTGGCGACAGGGGCAAACGATTCCAGTGCGGTCTTATGCCTCGGCACCCCTGAAGCTACAACGCTCATTTTATCCTGAGGGAAAGCCGATTTGCCACAGTCTGATCCTGCATACGGCGGGGGGCTATGTGGGGGGCGATCGCCTGCACCAAAAGATTACCCTTGAACCCCAGTGCCGTGTCCTGTTGACAACGCCTGCCGCCGCCAAGGTCTACGGTCGTGCCCAAATCCCTGTGGAGCTAACGGTTAACTGCCATGTTGCCGATAATGCTGTTTTAGAATGGCTCCCCCAAGAAACGATTATCTTTGCGGGTGCTCAATTTCACCAACGCCTGCGCATTGATCTTACCCCTCAAGCACAGGTGGGCCTTTGGGAGATGACTCGCTTTGGCCGCACGGCTCGCGGTGAAGTCTTTAATCATGGGTATTGGCGTTCCCATACGGAGGTGTGGCAGGGGGGTGTGCCCCTGTGGATCGATCGCCAGCGGATTGAGGGTACGAAAACGATGCTAACAGCAATGAATGCCTTGCAGGGGTGTCCGCTCATGGGCACATTGGCTTGGGTCGGCAGGGAAGTGAGCAGCGAACAGATACAACGGCTGCGGGATTTAGCAATGGGGATTCAGGGGGAGATGGGTGTCAGTGCCCTGATTCGCGGGGTGGTTTGTCGCTATCGCGGTCACTCAATGGCGGAATTACGGCGGTGGTTTGTGGCGGCTTGGCAGTTGCTCCGGCAGGGGCAAGCTTCTCATCCTTCTGTTTGCTATCCCCGGGTGTGGCCACGATGACCCGCAATCTTCCTCTTTG
Proteins encoded in this window:
- a CDS encoding urease accessory protein UreD, whose amino-acid sequence is MAGWLGKLALAYAWRQGQTIPVRSYASAPLKLQRSFYPEGKPICHSLILHTAGGYVGGDRLHQKITLEPQCRVLLTTPAAAKVYGRAQIPVELTVNCHVADNAVLEWLPQETIIFAGAQFHQRLRIDLTPQAQVGLWEMTRFGRTARGEVFNHGYWRSHTEVWQGGVPLWIDRQRIEGTKTMLTAMNALQGCPLMGTLAWVGREVSSEQIQRLRDLAMGIQGEMGVSALIRGVVCRYRGHSMAELRRWFVAAWQLLRQGQASHPSVCYPRVWPR